The nucleotide window gtgatttttcaaagttagactattgctactgtccaaaattgttttagtgcaaaatgttgattttcattttgccccaaatttcacagttcatacaattcagtccttacttaattaacccctaaattaagctaattttctcaattaatacttttcctagacattataagttatttcataactattggaattcataatttcaaacttcaaactcttttacaatttaggtcccaaacattcactttctattcaattctttcaataaaatcagcatataaacaatttaaaactctaattccatgccaaatcatcatatacttccagcacatattcatagaaactttcaatttctttcatagactcaagaactaatgaattcaacaagtggacctagttgtaaaagtcacaaaaacacaaaaatttaaagaaataatcaagaattgaacttaattgcagtaaaaatttgaaaaaccagcttaagggaactcttccatggtgttttggctgatgagaatgcagaaaaataaagagaaacctggataattccactttagtcctagctttattaagtaaattttgcaattttgcaatttttcccttaattccccttattttcttgctgatttcatgcccttgccgtccatcCCAAATATACCTTGGGTCTATttaccttttaaaccctctttcttttatcatttaagctatttaatcatttcctacaattttgcatttgatacaatttagtcctttttgttcaattagctatcagtactttaaaatttcttgacgaaactttaatactaacttattaacactccataaatatttataaaaatatttatggctcgatttaaaattctcgaggtctcgatacctcgtttttgattctaattattttaatatatatatattttttagtacactattcactatttcaaaatttttcctaacttcacatttaacttatactcactaaattaataatatttcctactcattttttggatttagtgatctcgaatcactgttccgacaccactgaaaattaggctgttacaggtattatatgtgaattgaaatgggatagtgaattgaaatatataaatgaaatgcatgaattatgTATTCATGAAAAGGATAATATTattgttaattgatatgtggatCAAAGTGAGaaaagctattatatagcaagtgatggaaattgaatattgtataaaataATGTATTCAAGATTTGAGTATTGTATAGATTgtgttattatataaataaatatggttttAAATGTTCAACTGTGCTTAATTTTAATTGTGCatattatattgttttatttttaattattcgaATAATAGAAATACCACTAATTTATACTCAGTGCACGTTTTTGTTTTCCGTGCGTAGGTTAGATGCTAAGTTTTGATCGTCGATTCAGCATCCAACAATGGTCCCGATCTCAAACGTGGTGACGTTTTTCCTTTTGTGTCAtcatgtacctagggtgtctaaaTATTAAACATTTTGTTGATTAATTATAAATGAGGTTATAAGTTTAATATTAGTTTGGTATATACATATGAATATTATATGATAcgaaatgtttaaaatttatgtCTGTTTGATTGGTAAACctcggtaatactccgtaacccgaTTCCAGCAAGGGATACGGGTTGAAGGTGTTACAAAACAGATTTAAGTAAGGTAAGAAAAATATCATATAACTTTATAGTTAGCAGATAAAAGCATGCATATGCATAACTACTTTTCAAGTCTCTTATCTTTATAtgtatccttttttttttttggttttagcCATTGTTGGATGCTTGGAATGAAGCATGTTCCTCGACATCTCCGGCAAAAATTGTGATTCCTAGAGGGATATATTTTTTAAGTACAACTACCTTAGATGGTCCTTGCAAGGCTCCTATTGAGCTTCAAGTTGAAGGCACTGTGAAGGCTCCGGCAGACCCTGGTGCTTTCAAGGAGCCTAAATGGACTGCCTTcaatagaattgaaaattttaaattttctagcGGAGGAGTTTTCGACGGCCAGGGAGCCATTGCATATAAAAGGGAAGGTTGCGAAAAGCATGATTATCGTGATTCACTTCTTATTGTAAGTTCTTTTCTTATTGAAAAGTTATGACTTTTTTTTATAAATAGAATTaagtaataattattttttgtttcattatgaaattaaatagaaCCTAAGGCTTGATTTTTTAACCAACGCAATGATACAAGGTATAACTACCAAAGACAGCAAGCAGTTCCACGTTAATGTTCTAGGATGGAAAAATATTTTTCGAACATTTCACTGTATCTGCACTTGGAGAAAGCCCAAACACAGATGGGATTCACATCAGGAGATCAGATGGGGTCAATGTTCTTAACACGGAGATAAAAATCGATGATGATTGTGTTTCAATTGGGGATGGGTCCAAAAATTTGGTTATCAATGGAGTAACTTGTGGACCAGGACATGGTATCGGTATTGGCAGTCTCGAATTGTTTAAAAATAAAGAACCTGTTGATGGAGTTACAGTAAAAaactactgtaacacccctcacccgtttcaatgccggaatagggttacataGCATTATCAGACTTATTACGCAAACAAACATACgtttctcatacatttttccaTTCCAAAAATAAATCATTCACAGTCATTCATATCGTCTCTAATACGAGCCTGcgaggctcaaaacatgctttaggagtggttcgggactaaacaagtaactcacaaaattttcagaaaacttagaaaatttttcaaaatacaggggacacatgctcgtgtggcccgaccgcgtgtctcacatggccaaagacacccccgtgtcacaggccgtgtggacattcgaaatgggatcacatggccctatcccagcccgtgtaactctctaacttgggtcacacggccaaccacacgcctgtgtgaccagcccgtgtgcccttcgaaatggcctcacacgcctgtgtgccaggccgtgccaaacctgtagggtatactaacttatgccacacggccaagtcacacacccgtatgcttggccgtgtggagcatactgacttgatttctaattaaacaccaggggacacacgaccgtgtcatctTACAATGTGTCACACAAGACtgagacacacatccgtgtctttacccgtgtggacaaaaataggctatttaccaagccagttttctcacccaaacttgcaTCCATCTAAACACATCAATTGGCATATAAATAGCATCAATAGATAATCTAACCAATCTCAATTAAACCTAATTCATGCCAATTCAATACCAACAACTACAAAGCACACAAGTACTACAATatgcaattcaatttcataccaagttCACGTTCTCCAATCACCTAAATGGTCACTTTTATTTATGCACCAATTTACCTAAAATCACAAGCATACCAATTCTCAATTATCAACTATTTGATACTCAATTTACCAATTCATTAACAACCATTCACCACAAGCATTTACATAGCAACTACCAAATGCGTAACATATCAAAAGGCTTTTcccacatatatacatacattaccAAACATGCCCAAAATAAggcaaatcacatggctatacacataataAACCTTtaatcatttacaagccaactcaaatggctaaatccattactaacttataccaaaatgaccataactcctatacatgccatataaccaaatacataagctcaaaagtactaAAGTGgaagctcgatagtgtgatgcaatctccgGCAAATCCCAATCCTAGCTAGCTTCaataatcactataaaacatggaaaagtaaacaaagtaagctataaagcttagtaagctcatatagttAATAAGTAAAGCTCACCATTCAATCACAATTCAAGTAGTATGAACATAATATACTACAAAATCATTAAATCATAaggttaacatatattcaatcacataagtaatcataaaatcataactTTCATAGGTTCAATGCTCATAtagtttccgtacatacctgtactgtaCATATCTATTTCTTTCCGTTTCATATCTTCAATAtatccgttgaaccatttggaattgtaacagcccgttttagttaaatcgaaacagtggtttcaaaaccacatatctgatgttaaaaaataattttaatattattcttgGAATTTaaagcatgttatttgatatgtgtgaaaatttcgtgagctaattttatcgattggttggttaatttgagaaaaaaaaggactaaatcgcgtaaagcgtaaaacttgagttctaatagctaaaggtgtctaatagctatagaaccttaaagttaaggtctttaaattgtaattagaccattttaattatgagtggacaaagatggacatgcataaatgaattttaatggtttatattaaaggttaatattgtaatttggttatttaagtataataataaaataaaaacataattttaaggCTTCTATCTTCATCCACccaattttaaagaataaaaagatATCATTTTTGTGTATTGAAGGTTCGACCATGGTACTTtgagcatgtaagtgatttttagctcgatttttgatgatttctatatttttataatcatTGCAGCTCAAtgtagctagcccgtacctttaatttcaaaattgttaaagattttgagagtttccattgttgaatctatgtgttctttggtgcttgaagatgaaatatgaatttttgatgatagattttcatgttttgtaaaaagatttttgatgaaaatgcttaatagggattaaattgtgaaatgtgcaaattgtgtggtcgaaatgtgaaataaatgaaagttttgggctgctagggacctatatataattcggccaagcatgggttttgttgaattgtgtgaatttttgtgtatttgtgaaatagggactaaattgattaaatgcgaAAGTGTAAGGCCTAATGTGTAAAAGTGcccaaatgtgtatttttggattaattgaatgagtagatgaataaataagttaattttgaattcatatagatcaagaaagaaactATTCgaatttagatcaggggaaaagcaAGATTATCAAGTAGTCAATCCGATCCGTCAAttctgaatacgaggtaagtttgtatgtgatgattacattataaatgtatgttaaaatgctttaatattgcattaaTTGTTAAAACGGGATTATGGATAATGTATGAAGTGTGGAAACGACTCTATGAGCGTATTCGATGATAGAAACGAAAAGTGTGAAAGCCTGGTTGAACTGTAAGAATAGTTTTGGATACTATTGACATGTTAGTAAGTGATGCGttaagttggcttcgggccatgatattagcacttcgaggGCGTAttttaccgatttggcttcgggccatgcatatcggatgatTTGGCTTCGTGCCATGATAATAGTTTttcagataagttaccttgatttggctacgggccatggtataggtacttatcgtacgagactcctgagtatctgatttctattctgaatggttcaacgggtgaaCGAACGATATGGTTGAAGAAAGAGGTTAGTATGAGGCGATATaggtatgtacagaacctattcgagtattaaatagtgaaacttcgatgagatggtatttgatcatgttttgagacatgagaaaggtttttaGTTAATGTGTATATGGTTTGTCATATGTAATTAGTTGATTTGCATTGATTCAATGAATTAAGTTATTTacctacgagcttactaagctatgaagcttacttcgtgttatttttctatgttttatagtaaatcaaggctagctcggatcctGGAGTCCtcgggaacatcatcgcactatcaaacatctaagttggtacttttggattatatatttatggtatatggcatgtataggctagatgtggtattttggttatgattatagccatgagatttggcttgtaaatgatgttaatattggtgtgtgtttggctattagaaGTGGattataaatgtatatgttttggtttgtataaatatagccatgagtgatggcttattttgatattgttttggtatgtatttggctaagtaaatggtagtgatttgagaATTGGTATAGGCGAAAATATAATGGTATGAATTGTgcttttggttgatgattttggctacctaattgaataatgaaatggtaccatttttgtccacacgggcagagatacgggcatgtgtctcagtcgtgtgtgacacatggtcatgttacatggccgtgtgtcccctggtgttgaaattgaattgaagtcagtatgctctacacggtctcacacacgggcgtgtgactggccgtgtggtacaagtcagtataccccttaattggccgtgttgcataagttagtataccttccagttttcacatggcctagcacatgggcgtgtccttggccctgtgatataagtcagtatgtatgccctatttccacacggcttgagacacgggcttgtctggagccgtgtgaggcacacggcctattcacacgaacgtgtgacccttgtatggttgaaattttttctaagtttccaaaattttcatatgttatgggtttagtcctgaaccacttctaaagcatgtttaaggcctcataggcccttataagggacaatgttattgtgttgaatgatttatgagaatgaatgctttatgtatgagttatgtatgttaaatgttatGAATTGATCAgcaataccttgtaaccctactccggtgatggatacaggttagggtgttacaggAATACTATGGAATACTcgagaatctcgcaccctaagtgccaatacatagccgaagctatctcaatctcatgtCACATATAAtcctcactctcgagctatcaacaggtctactcacacaagttgacagtcataacgtagctacacagtgttgctcacacaagctgacgagaatctacaacacatgccggataactcagTCACTGGTAGGATGTACGAACCAGCACCCAAATcgcataacccctaatgacatgtcattcgtatcctaatctattcctaaggttcaaccgggatttctcataGTCGAATCTTAGTTGAACATTTTTGTACAATCATATTCAtcaataattcaaatataaagcatttaaaacacaattacaataatatttattaacatacgaacttaccttgatcgcAAAAACGTCGGAATAGATCGACTAGTCcaatactttattctttccctagtctagatccgaacttcacttttcttaatctatatgtaatcaaatttaggttatttaattatcattctattaaatttaagcccaaaaataatattatggcaactttacacttttgcccctatattttaatttctttacaatttagtctttatcttataaaaatacaaattcatgaaattcaatttCAACCCATTACAGCCGAatatcaattaagtccctagcagcccaaaattttcatttatttcaaaatttaaccataaaatttacacatttcacaatttaatccctaattggcaattttaccaaaaatcactttacaagtgttttttttatctaacaacaagcatacattttctataatcaaacataaaaatacacctatattcatcaattggaaaaccctaaacctttaacaattttgcaaattagaccttgggctagctagattaagttgcaatgatcacaaaaacatagaaattattaaaaaccgagtcaaaa belongs to Gossypium arboreum isolate Shixiya-1 chromosome 7, ASM2569848v2, whole genome shotgun sequence and includes:
- the LOC108479467 gene encoding polygalacturonase-like; protein product: MVGLTVAVILDNMIEVEKSKKYRGGGGAGVIDVVAKFGAKADEKTPLLDAWNEACSSTSPAKIVIPRGIYFLSTTTLDGPCKAPIELQVEGTVKAPADPGAFKEPKWTAFNRIENFKFSSGGVFDGQGAIAYKREGCEKHDYRDSLLIDGKIFFEHFTVSALGESPNTDGIHIRRSDGVNVLNTEIKIDDDCVSIGDGSKNLVINGVTCGPGHGIGIGSLELFKNKEPVDGVTVKNYCNTPHPFQCRNRVT